A region from the Cryptococcus gattii WM276 chromosome H, complete sequence genome encodes:
- a CDS encoding uncharacterized protein (Similar to TIGR gene model, INSD accession AAW45362.1) yields the protein MNRFTNAFSAAIPASNSSDASSLYPRDSPVAYSLLEPVFPSSQSLKAARDDRQPKAIYDDPRSPYDPAASPSESLPGPTTTSTIPQVPTFTRPSRPAFLRHLTDDGPRSQASTPRIRSESRERDMSVRVNLMAAAATTTTRRGWGMSSATGTTRMNRMADGPDGKYAVGGGQYLRVFQVSDPSSGSSTPMIQEEFKERTLLAKGQGGATISEVVNLWKSNWPVGKGVNDVDWGVAAWDHKLVTAAPSGNFMLFDVEKGRLDKELSSGSFRPLNCAQFCHQPSYCHMVLIGGTDGNIKLLDLRSGDPPSRRPLRHSSAITSLCFSPTDASSFVIGLEDGTIKRYDWRMAGKHLGTVYGAHGSKAVMDLKWKPADDTVGGGGAGWLASAGANKIVQVRLKKSLYSIHQADKQNGRFGI from the exons ATGAATCGCTTCACAAACGCATTCTCAGC CGCAATCCCCGCCTCAAACAGCTCAGATGCCTCGTCCCTCTACCCACGGGACTCACCGGTTGCCTACTCCCTTCTGGAGCCCGTTTTCCCTTCATCCCAGTCACTCAAAGCGGCCAGAGATGATAGGCAACCAAAAGCCATATACGATGACCCTCGATCGCCATACGACCCGGCCGCTAGCCCATCCGAGAGCTTGCCTGGCCCGACGACAACATCCACTATCCCACAAGTACCCACATTCACCCGTCCGTCACGCCCCGCATTCTTACGGCACCTGACAGATGATGGTCCCCGCTCACAGGCATCCACCCCTCGGATCAGGAGTGAAAGTCGGGAAAGAGATATGAGCGTGCGCGTCAACCTGATGGCGGCTGCCGCCACGACGACCACAAGACGCGGTTGGGGCATGAGCTCTGCAACGGGCACGACGAGGATGAATAGGATGGCAGATGGCCCTGATGGAAAGTATGCAGTCGGTGGTGGCCAAT ACTTGAGAGTCTTTCAGGTTAGCGACCCCTCTAGCGGTTCATCTACGCCGATGATACAGGAAGAGTTCAAGGAAAGAACGCTGCTCGCTAAAGGACAAGGTGGAGCGACCATATCAGAAGTCGTCAATCTCTGGAAGAGTAACTGGCCAGTCGGCAAGGGTGTCAATGATGTTGATTGGGGTGTTGCTG CATGGGATCACAAGCTGGTGACCGCTGCGCCAAGTGGTAATTTCATGCTTTTCGATGTTGAGAAAGGACGACTCGACAAGGAACTATCGAGCGGTTCCTTTCGACCTCTCAACTGTGCCCAGTTCTGCCACCAACCTTCTTATTGCCACATGGTCCTCATCGGCGGAACAGACGGTAACATTAAACTGCTCGATCTTCGTTCCGGTGACCCTCCCTCCCGTCGACCTTTACGTCACAGCTCCGCCATCACGTCTCTGTGTTTTTCACCAACCGATGCGAGTTCATTTGTGATCGGTTTAGAGGATGGTACTATCAAGCGATACGATTGGCGTATGGCAGGGAAACATCTGGGTACAGTGTACGGTGCGCATGGAAGTAAAGCTGTCATGGATTTAAAGTGGAAGCCGGCGGATGATACAGTAGGAGGCGGGGGTGCAGGATGGCTAGCAAGTGCAGGTGCCAACAAGATTGTCCAAGTGAGATTAAAAAAATCCTTGTATAGTATTCATCAGGCTGACAAACAGAATGGCAGATTTGGGATATGA
- a CDS encoding trafficking-related protein, putative (Similar to TIGR gene model, INSD accession AAW45501.1) — protein sequence MTAGLKTVILLSFILAAGFLLVILSCALWANWLPLLVALTFIIAPFPNWICSRCASADDLSPEYNSAYIDFGRFLTGMLVTTGLSLPLLLTHSALIQPTACWMSIAGGVLVYGTIMVYAGWFGGGSEEEF from the exons ATGACAGCCGGACTCAAAA CCGTCATCCTTCTGTCGTTCATCCTAGCCGCAGGCTTCCTGCTCGTCATCCTCTCATGTGCTCTCTGGGCAAATTGGTTGCCCCTTCTTGTTG CCCTCACATTTATCATCGCGCCGTTCCCTAACTGGATATGCTCTCGCTGTGCCTCGGCCGACGACCTCTCGCCAGAATACAACTCTGCCTATATCGACTTTGGCCGCTTCCTGACCGGTATGCTCGTG ACGACCGGTCTCTCCCTCCCATTGTTACTCACCCATTCCGCCTTGATTCAGCCTACTGCATGTTGGATGTCTATTGCTGGAGGTGTGCTCGTCTACGGTACGATAATGGTGTATGCCGGATGGTTTGGAGGTGGTAGCGAGGAAGAGTTTTAG
- a CDS encoding uncharacterized protein (Similar to TIGR gene model, INSD accession AAW45499.1), with protein sequence MSHGFRQDMPPPGGYETLKYKRNLPVKGPSGAVLFGGMFAFCAFGFWRLGQGNVEKRELKREKAWSRINLVPLILAEQDRDAYRRQQAALAREKEIMKDYPGWEAGKSTYNTSRYTPNTIVVL encoded by the exons ATGTCCCACGGATTCAGGCA GGATATGCCCCCTCCAGGGGGTTACGAAACCCTCAAGTACAAGCGTAACCTTCCCGTCAAGGGTCCCTCGGGCGCAGTCCTCTTTGGCGGCATGTTTGCCTTCTGCGCCTTTGGTTTCTGGAGACTCGGCCAGGGAAATGTTGAAAAGCG TGAACTCAAGCGCGAAAAGGCATGGTCAAGGATCAACCTCGTCCCTCTTATTCTTGCCGAGCAGGATAGGGATGCGTACAGGCGTCAACAGGCGGCGTTGGcgagggagaaggagattATGAAGGACTATCCTGGATGGGAG GCTGGCAAGAGCACTTACAACACCTCGAGATATACACCAAACACCATCGTTGTTCTCTAG